A window of Pedobacter lusitanus contains these coding sequences:
- a CDS encoding alpha/beta fold hydrolase has translation MANKDLTIILVHGAWGDGSHWRHVIPALTKEGYKVRAVQNPLTSLADDINKTKDLIDAQEGKVLLVGHSYGGAVITGAGNHDKVAGLVYIAAFAPDQGDSLGSIFARREPPKGGASIYPDPKGFLWIKYDEFHDSFCEDLDAEEALVMALSQKPIHGNGFSDQTGTPAWKTKPSWYQVSDRDNMIPPATEKEMAEHINAKKIVHLDAGHASLASHPEEVTALILEAAGQV, from the coding sequence ATGGCAAACAAAGATTTAACGATTATCCTTGTGCATGGAGCATGGGGTGACGGATCACACTGGAGACATGTTATCCCCGCATTAACCAAAGAAGGATATAAAGTAAGAGCAGTTCAGAATCCATTAACTTCTTTAGCTGATGATATCAATAAAACCAAAGATTTAATAGACGCACAGGAAGGAAAAGTTTTACTGGTTGGACACTCTTACGGGGGTGCAGTAATTACTGGTGCTGGTAACCACGATAAAGTGGCGGGTCTGGTATATATAGCTGCCTTTGCTCCTGACCAGGGTGATAGCCTGGGTAGTATCTTTGCAAGAAGAGAACCACCTAAAGGAGGCGCAAGTATTTATCCTGATCCAAAAGGATTTTTATGGATTAAATATGATGAGTTTCATGACTCTTTCTGTGAAGATCTGGATGCTGAAGAAGCATTGGTAATGGCCTTATCACAAAAACCAATACATGGAAATGGATTTTCTGATCAGACTGGTACGCCAGCCTGGAAAACCAAACCGAGCTGGTATCAGGTTTCAGATCGTGATAATATGATTCCACCAGCAACAGAGAAAGAAATGGCTGAGCATATTAATGCGAAGAAAATAGTACATCTGGATGCTGGTCATGCTTCACTGGCTTCTCATCCGGAAGAAGTAACTGCTTTAATTTTAGAAGCAGCCGGACAGGTTTAA
- a CDS encoding YccF domain-containing protein, with the protein MNLLGNILWIIFGGLIIFFEYIIGGLILCLTIVGIPFGLQCFKFAFVGLAPFGVKITDTSSNTGCLSTIMNIIWLLFGGIWVALTHLFFGILLCLTIVGIPFGRQHFKLMNLAFSPFGKSIS; encoded by the coding sequence ATGAACTTACTGGGCAATATCTTATGGATTATCTTTGGCGGATTAATTATCTTTTTTGAATATATAATTGGCGGCTTAATCCTTTGTCTGACTATCGTGGGAATTCCTTTCGGATTACAGTGTTTCAAATTTGCTTTTGTAGGTTTGGCACCTTTTGGCGTAAAAATTACTGATACTTCATCGAATACCGGTTGTCTGTCAACAATCATGAACATAATCTGGTTGTTATTTGGAGGAATCTGGGTTGCACTTACACATTTATTCTTTGGTATACTTTTATGCCTTACCATTGTAGGTATACCATTCGGAAGACAACATTTCAAATTAATGAATCTTGCATTCTCACCTTTTGGAAAATCGATAAGCTAG
- a CDS encoding LURP-one-related/scramblase family protein, whose product MTKNFFNGHDYFIDEKVRFFKFANVYNIFNETGENIGAVKQNLSFGQKVLTLLIGKPALPFKLEIVNNDDEVQAVISRGWTFFMSKIVVSDADGNALASIKQKFKLFKPTFRILDTSENLIAEIKGDWKAWSFNIKDSNEIEIGTISKKWGGAMREIFTNADKYNVHINPEYTENKHKVAILSAAITIDMVLKNQK is encoded by the coding sequence ATGACGAAGAATTTCTTTAACGGACACGATTATTTTATTGATGAAAAAGTACGCTTTTTCAAATTCGCGAACGTATACAATATTTTTAATGAAACCGGTGAAAACATTGGAGCAGTTAAACAGAACCTGTCCTTTGGTCAGAAAGTACTGACCCTTTTAATTGGTAAACCGGCTTTACCCTTTAAACTGGAAATTGTAAACAATGATGATGAAGTACAGGCAGTAATTTCAAGAGGCTGGACATTTTTTATGTCTAAAATCGTAGTAAGTGATGCTGATGGAAATGCACTTGCTTCTATTAAACAAAAGTTTAAATTGTTTAAACCTACTTTCAGAATCCTGGATACTTCAGAGAATCTGATTGCTGAAATCAAAGGAGACTGGAAAGCCTGGTCTTTTAATATCAAAGATAGCAATGAGATTGAAATAGGTACTATCAGTAAAAAATGGGGTGGCGCTATGAGAGAGATCTTTACCAATGCGGATAAGTACAACGTACATATTAACCCTGAATATACCGAAAACAAGCATAAAGTTGCGATTCTGTCAGCAGCAATTACTATTGATATGGTTCTGAAAAACCAGAAATAG
- a CDS encoding MepB family protein, with protein sequence MLLSDTNIQGSSVVFPEELQELQLRLYKPGGFSYSKPVAEAESADYAAYSFELNCLSVRYRTAKITPTKTGQFVTLWKRIGNGPIQPFDSADDIDLFVISTRDGNRFGHFVFPKTLLVQKGIISTDLKEGKRAVRVYPPWDITTSKQAQKTQQWQIACFFELKKEETIDIAKIKSLYGFAEL encoded by the coding sequence ATGTTATTATCAGATACAAATATCCAGGGAAGTTCCGTGGTCTTTCCTGAAGAACTGCAGGAATTGCAGCTGAGACTTTATAAACCTGGTGGGTTTAGTTATTCTAAACCTGTGGCAGAAGCAGAAAGCGCAGATTATGCAGCTTATTCCTTTGAGCTTAACTGTTTATCTGTGAGATACAGGACCGCTAAAATTACACCTACTAAAACCGGGCAGTTTGTAACCTTATGGAAGAGGATAGGAAACGGACCGATTCAACCTTTTGACAGTGCTGATGATATTGATTTATTTGTGATCAGTACGCGTGATGGAAACAGGTTTGGACACTTTGTATTCCCAAAGACCCTGTTAGTACAAAAAGGGATAATTTCTACAGATTTAAAAGAGGGGAAACGTGCGGTCAGAGTCTATCCGCCATGGGATATTACCACCAGTAAACAGGCACAGAAAACTCAGCAATGGCAAATCGCCTGTTTTTTTGAGTTAAAGAAAGAGGAGACCATAGATATTGCAAAAATAAAATCACTATATGGCTTTGCAGAACTGTGA